A DNA window from Phycisphaerae bacterium contains the following coding sequences:
- a CDS encoding DUF1559 domain-containing protein, whose translation MNHQVRARPRASSPRRSAVGFTLIELLVVVAIIAVLIAILLPTLAAARESANRAVCGNNLRQMGVALSAYEGENLRLPPHDAVNPNEVYRNTPGYHMFDLRPLFLRAANGQTSVYFCPSSPYKSGPDGWAVGESGLGGYYWGIGYNMFFCLEHNGSGAYDWDYRYSGMEGPPLRFGDGSGVLAADNCASWIGLGGPLEPYSYSHGPGKFEGLNVLYDDGRVVFKKQLTHYVQMGNQYDQF comes from the coding sequence ATGAACCATCAAGTTCGTGCGCGACCGCGCGCCTCCTCTCCGCGACGGTCAGCCGTCGGCTTCACCCTCATCGAGCTTCTGGTCGTCGTCGCCATCATTGCCGTCCTGATCGCCATCCTCCTGCCCACCCTCGCCGCCGCCCGCGAAAGCGCCAACCGCGCCGTCTGTGGAAACAACCTCCGCCAGATGGGCGTCGCGCTGAGCGCCTACGAGGGCGAGAACCTTCGCCTGCCGCCGCATGACGCAGTCAACCCCAATGAAGTCTACCGCAATACACCCGGCTACCACATGTTCGACCTTCGACCGCTCTTCCTCCGGGCCGCCAACGGCCAGACCAGCGTCTACTTCTGCCCCTCCAGCCCCTATAAATCCGGACCCGACGGTTGGGCCGTCGGCGAAAGCGGCCTCGGCGGATACTACTGGGGCATCGGCTACAACATGTTCTTCTGCCTCGAGCACAACGGCTCCGGCGCCTACGACTGGGACTACCGCTACTCCGGCATGGAGGGCCCGCCCCTGCGATTCGGCGACGGCAGCGGCGTCCTCGCCGCCGACAACTGCGCCTCGTGGATCGGCCTCGGCGGGCCGCTCGAACCCTACTCCTACTCCCACGGGCCAGGAAAGTTCGAGGGCCTCAACGTCCTCTATGACGACGGCCGCGTCGTCTTCAAAAAACAACTCACCCACTACGTCCAGATGGGCAACCAGTACGATCAGTTCTGA
- the dnaK gene encoding molecular chaperone DnaK translates to MAKSNKIIGIDLGTTLSVVSVVEGGEPKVLVNAQGSKLTPSVVAFTEKGERLVGELAKRQQVTNPTNTVYSIKRFMGRRHAEVAEEQKMVPYEVVGAPEELVKVQVRGKQYTPPEISAMILQDLKRTAEDYLGEEVERAVITVPAYFNDSQRQATKEAGQIAGLKVERIINEPTAAALAYGLEKMKNEKIAVFDFGGGTFDISILDIGDNVFEVLSTNGDTHLGGDNLDQVLIDFLATEFKNREGIDLRKDPMALQRLKEAAEKAKIELSQVLETTVNLPFITADQNGPKHLNITVTRSKFEQLAEGVFERLKTPCIKALQDAKLKPNEVDEVVLVGGSTRVPKVQAIVKEVFGKEPNKSINPDEVVSVGAAIQGAILTGEKEEIVLLDVTPLSLGVETLGGVMTVLIPRNTTIPTSKKETFSTAADNQTEVTIHVLQGERQFANDNRTLGRFNLQGIPPAPRGMPQIEVTFDIDANGILNVSAKDMATGKEQKIEIKGTSGLTEDEVRRMTEDAKKYEADDKKRRELVDLRNQADQVVYTTEKTLKEHGEKVGPQERSNVEAALNNLREVMKGDDADAIKRAMENVMQASQEIGKKIYENVAGGQAQAGAAAGEGPQAGPEGGSKGGDDVIDAEYEEKK, encoded by the coding sequence ATGGCGAAATCGAACAAGATTATTGGCATAGACTTGGGAACGACGCTTTCGGTGGTGTCGGTGGTCGAGGGCGGCGAGCCGAAGGTGCTGGTCAACGCCCAGGGTTCGAAGCTGACCCCGTCGGTAGTGGCGTTTACGGAGAAGGGCGAACGGTTGGTCGGCGAGTTGGCCAAGCGTCAGCAGGTGACCAACCCGACGAACACGGTGTACTCGATCAAACGGTTCATGGGGCGCCGTCACGCTGAGGTGGCGGAAGAACAGAAGATGGTGCCGTACGAGGTGGTCGGAGCGCCGGAGGAGTTGGTCAAGGTCCAGGTCCGGGGCAAGCAGTACACGCCGCCGGAGATCTCGGCGATGATCCTCCAGGATCTGAAGCGCACAGCAGAGGACTATCTGGGCGAAGAAGTCGAGCGGGCGGTGATCACGGTGCCGGCGTACTTCAATGACTCGCAGCGTCAGGCGACCAAGGAGGCCGGCCAGATCGCGGGGTTGAAGGTCGAGCGGATCATCAACGAGCCGACGGCGGCGGCTTTGGCATACGGCTTGGAGAAGATGAAGAACGAGAAGATCGCGGTGTTCGACTTCGGCGGCGGCACGTTCGACATCTCGATTCTCGATATCGGCGACAACGTGTTCGAGGTGCTCTCGACCAACGGCGACACGCACCTGGGCGGCGACAATCTGGACCAGGTGCTGATCGACTTTCTGGCCACGGAGTTCAAGAACCGCGAGGGCATTGACCTTCGCAAGGATCCGATGGCGTTGCAGCGGCTCAAGGAGGCGGCTGAGAAGGCCAAGATCGAGCTGTCGCAGGTGCTGGAGACGACGGTGAACCTGCCGTTCATCACGGCCGACCAGAACGGTCCGAAGCACCTGAACATCACGGTGACGCGGTCGAAGTTCGAGCAGCTTGCCGAGGGGGTTTTCGAACGGCTCAAGACGCCGTGCATCAAGGCCCTTCAGGATGCCAAGCTCAAGCCCAACGAGGTCGACGAGGTGGTGCTGGTGGGCGGTTCGACGCGGGTTCCGAAGGTGCAGGCGATCGTCAAGGAGGTCTTCGGCAAGGAGCCGAACAAGAGCATCAATCCGGACGAGGTGGTGTCGGTCGGGGCGGCGATCCAGGGGGCGATCTTGACCGGCGAGAAGGAAGAGATCGTGCTGCTGGACGTCACGCCGCTGTCGCTGGGCGTCGAGACGCTGGGCGGGGTGATGACGGTGCTGATCCCGCGGAACACGACGATTCCGACGAGCAAGAAGGAGACGTTTTCGACGGCTGCGGACAATCAGACCGAGGTGACGATCCACGTGCTGCAGGGCGAGCGGCAGTTCGCCAACGATAACCGGACGCTGGGCCGGTTCAACCTGCAGGGCATTCCGCCGGCCCCTCGGGGGATGCCGCAGATTGAGGTGACGTTCGACATCGACGCCAACGGCATTCTGAACGTTTCAGCCAAGGACATGGCCACCGGCAAGGAGCAGAAGATCGAGATCAAGGGCACCTCGGGCCTGACCGAAGACGAGGTCCGCAGAATGACCGAGGACGCCAAGAAGTACGAAGCGGACGACAAGAAGCGCCGCGAACTGGTCGATCTTCGCAACCAGGCGGATCAGGTGGTCTACACGACCGAAAAGACGCTCAAGGAGCACGGCGAGAAGGTCGGGCCGCAGGAGCGTTCGAACGTGGAGGCGGCGTTGAACAACCTGCGCGAGGTGATGAAGGGCGACGACGCGGACGCGATCAAGCGGGCGATGGAGAACGTCATGCAGGCCTCGCAGGAGATCGGCAAGAAGATCTACGAGAACGTCGCCGGTGGCCAGGCCCAGGCGGGTGCCGCGGCGGGCGAAGGGCCGCAGGCTGGGCCGGAAGGCGGTTCCAAGGGCGGCGATGACGTGATCGACGCCGAGTACGAGGAGAAGAAGTAG
- a CDS encoding MFS transporter, which yields MPFDRRTLGLLAVFSVLTAFAISANAVPPLVTTIAEEFGQNYEDFGHIFSLQYFFFAVAAWTGGWAAARLGLTNRGLVMTGLFVMGLLLLAGSQLQSLAWFAIWALPLGYAGGLTETFGSVMIANLGGVGSSKMMNLAQVFYCLGAVIAPQLAAVFLDLDLSWRLALASLSLMILLIAALFTHLTRDLIRRPAGEPAASADEPSEPPVRLLTDRTFHLLAIALFLYVSIECVFVCWIASYFEKFLDVPKEAAASRLRDFWIGMIAGRLLTLALPRRWTLWPAAIVASAGLAAGCALLSFRWPPLIATLLVVVTSLAAGPFWPALVVLSQQVRRSSRFTSAVIGAGALGAAAGPFASGLVIKHFGQSALFPATTAAGLVFLIAVLLAHRQAVRP from the coding sequence ATGCCATTCGACAGACGAACGCTCGGCCTTCTGGCGGTGTTTTCGGTGCTCACCGCGTTCGCCATCTCGGCCAATGCGGTCCCGCCGCTGGTGACCACCATCGCTGAGGAATTCGGCCAGAACTACGAGGACTTCGGGCACATCTTCTCGCTGCAGTACTTCTTTTTCGCGGTCGCCGCATGGACCGGCGGCTGGGCCGCCGCCCGGCTGGGCCTGACCAACCGCGGCCTGGTCATGACCGGCCTGTTCGTGATGGGCCTTCTCCTGCTGGCTGGATCGCAACTGCAAAGCCTGGCGTGGTTCGCGATCTGGGCCTTGCCTCTGGGCTACGCGGGCGGCCTGACCGAGACCTTCGGCTCGGTCATGATCGCCAACCTCGGCGGCGTCGGCTCCAGCAAGATGATGAACCTCGCCCAGGTCTTCTACTGCCTCGGCGCGGTCATCGCCCCGCAGCTCGCCGCTGTCTTTCTCGACCTGGACCTCTCCTGGCGGCTGGCCCTGGCCAGCCTCAGCCTGATGATCCTCCTGATCGCCGCCCTCTTCACCCACCTGACCCGCGACCTGATCCGCCGTCCCGCCGGCGAGCCCGCCGCGTCCGCCGATGAACCGTCCGAACCGCCGGTCCGCCTCCTGACCGACCGCACCTTTCACCTGCTGGCGATTGCCCTCTTCCTCTACGTCTCGATCGAGTGCGTCTTTGTCTGCTGGATCGCCAGCTACTTTGAAAAATTCCTCGACGTGCCCAAGGAGGCCGCCGCCTCTCGCCTTCGCGATTTCTGGATCGGCATGATCGCCGGACGCCTCCTGACCCTCGCGCTGCCGCGCCGCTGGACCCTCTGGCCCGCGGCGATCGTCGCCAGCGCCGGCCTGGCCGCCGGCTGCGCCCTGCTGAGCTTCCGCTGGCCGCCGCTGATCGCCACGCTGCTGGTCGTCGTCACGTCACTGGCCGCCGGGCCGTTCTGGCCGGCCCTGGTCGTCCTGAGCCAGCAGGTCCGCCGATCCTCGCGATTCACCTCCGCCGTCATCGGAGCCGGAGCCCTCGGCGCCGCCGCCGGACCATTCGCCTCGGGCCTGGTCATCAAGCACTTCGGCCAATCCGCCCTCTTCCCCGCCACCACCGCCGCCGGCCTCGTCTTCCTGATCGCCGTCCTCCTGGCCCATCGCCAAGCCGTCCGCCCATGA
- a CDS encoding DUF1957 domain-containing protein, which produces MAETLGSLCFVLHGHLPHVLHHGSWPHGEAWLYEAAAETYLPILDMIGEVALNRARPALTIGLTPVLLEQLGHERFKSGFAAYLAGRMERARDDRREFEKTNQLHFAYLAERWEQWYGAKLEHFERIGRSLPGEFAQRCREGHIQLLTSNATHAYMPLLLNDEMLRAQMACGVATSRRHLGLASRGMWLPECAYRPTWEHWLPAVLYDNARYRPGIEQYLAAVDITHFFVESHMILDSHVMGVREGGGFVAAGRDRYARDPGRPGVLEGVGVVSQPGPPSTFAFARHPRVSEQVWSGDLGYPGAGEYLEFHRKYGERGLRYHKVTSRKSPLSDKQPYYPDDVGGKVFEHAEHFCNVVREVLGTYRHQTGRQGVCVAPFDAELFGHWWFEGPRFLRDVILNFSRDRDVKLMTAEEALYHHPPEKVVRLPEGSWGEGGDHRTWINDRIRWMWEIEYRAEGEFLRVLHALPWRTEGPIREVLERAARQLLLLQASDWPFVVQRQQAVDYGIQRFAGHATAFGRAVQIAEDLGRGGQVTELQKAELADMDAHDDIFSEIDLNWWMP; this is translated from the coding sequence AGGCGGCGGCGGAGACGTACCTGCCGATTCTGGACATGATCGGCGAGGTGGCGTTGAATCGGGCTCGGCCGGCGCTGACGATTGGGCTGACGCCGGTGTTGCTGGAGCAGTTGGGCCACGAGCGGTTCAAGAGCGGGTTTGCGGCGTACCTGGCTGGACGGATGGAGCGGGCGCGGGACGACCGCCGCGAGTTCGAGAAGACCAATCAGCTTCATTTCGCGTACCTGGCCGAGCGGTGGGAGCAGTGGTACGGGGCGAAGCTGGAGCACTTTGAGCGGATCGGTCGGAGCCTTCCCGGAGAGTTCGCGCAGCGCTGCCGCGAGGGGCACATCCAGTTGCTCACGAGCAACGCGACGCACGCGTACATGCCGCTGCTGCTGAATGACGAGATGCTGCGGGCGCAGATGGCGTGCGGGGTGGCGACGAGCCGGCGTCATCTGGGGCTGGCGTCGCGCGGGATGTGGCTGCCGGAGTGCGCGTACCGGCCGACGTGGGAGCACTGGCTGCCGGCGGTGCTGTACGACAACGCGCGTTATCGTCCGGGGATCGAGCAGTACCTGGCGGCGGTGGATATTACGCACTTTTTCGTCGAGTCGCACATGATTCTCGATTCGCACGTGATGGGCGTGCGCGAAGGCGGCGGCTTCGTCGCGGCTGGGCGGGATCGGTATGCCCGCGATCCGGGGCGGCCGGGCGTGCTGGAAGGGGTGGGTGTGGTGTCGCAGCCGGGACCGCCGTCGACGTTCGCGTTTGCGCGGCATCCGCGGGTCAGCGAGCAGGTCTGGTCGGGCGACCTGGGGTATCCGGGGGCCGGCGAGTATCTGGAGTTTCACCGCAAGTACGGCGAACGCGGGCTGCGGTACCACAAGGTCACGAGTCGCAAGTCGCCGCTGTCGGACAAGCAGCCGTACTATCCCGACGACGTGGGCGGCAAGGTTTTCGAGCACGCGGAGCACTTCTGCAACGTGGTTCGCGAGGTGTTGGGCACGTATCGGCATCAGACGGGACGGCAGGGGGTGTGCGTGGCGCCGTTCGACGCGGAGCTGTTCGGGCACTGGTGGTTCGAGGGGCCGCGGTTTTTGCGGGACGTTATTCTGAACTTCAGCCGGGATCGCGACGTGAAGTTGATGACGGCTGAGGAGGCGTTGTATCACCATCCGCCGGAGAAGGTAGTGCGATTGCCGGAAGGTTCGTGGGGCGAGGGCGGCGACCATCGGACGTGGATCAACGACCGGATACGATGGATGTGGGAGATCGAGTACCGTGCGGAGGGTGAGTTTCTGCGGGTGCTGCACGCGCTGCCGTGGCGGACCGAGGGGCCGATACGCGAGGTGCTCGAACGGGCGGCGAGGCAGTTGCTGCTGCTGCAGGCGAGCGACTGGCCGTTTGTGGTGCAGCGTCAGCAGGCGGTGGACTATGGGATTCAGCGGTTTGCCGGGCACGCGACGGCGTTTGGCCGGGCGGTTCAGATCGCCGAGGACTTGGGACGCGGCGGGCAGGTGACGGAGTTGCAGAAAGCGGAACTGGCGGACATGGACGCCCACGACGACATCTTCAGTGAGATCGACCTGAACTGGTGGATGCCGTGA
- the cysK gene encoding cysteine synthase A gives MGKGCKTAGRCQVMPTYVDMLKTVGRTPLVRINRIIRSSCTVLAKLEYFNPLSSVKDRIAVSMIEAAERDGRITPDTVILEPTSGNTGIGLAFVCAAKGYRLMLTMPESMSVERRKLLAALGAELVLTPADKGMTGAINRAKEMLESDRRIYVPQQFENPANPQIHRQTTAEEIWSDTNGQIDVLVAGVGTGGTITGVAEVIKGRKPDFRAVAVEPAKSPVITQALAGQPLQPGPHGIQGIGAGFIPGVLNLKIIDEVVTVYEDQAYDFARKAATQEGILCGISSGAALYAAARIAERKESAGKTIVVVIPSSGERYLSTPLYGAPS, from the coding sequence ATGGGCAAGGGGTGCAAGACAGCCGGGAGGTGCCAGGTCATGCCGACTTACGTGGATATGCTCAAAACCGTCGGACGAACGCCGCTGGTGCGGATCAATCGCATCATCCGCTCCTCCTGCACCGTCCTGGCCAAGCTGGAGTACTTCAACCCGCTCAGCAGCGTCAAAGACCGCATCGCCGTCTCCATGATCGAAGCCGCTGAGCGCGACGGCCGGATCACACCCGACACCGTCATCCTCGAACCCACCAGCGGCAACACCGGCATCGGCTTGGCCTTCGTCTGCGCCGCCAAGGGCTACCGCCTGATGCTCACCATGCCCGAAAGCATGAGCGTCGAACGCCGCAAGCTCCTGGCCGCCCTCGGAGCCGAACTCGTCCTGACCCCAGCCGACAAGGGCATGACCGGCGCCATCAACCGGGCGAAGGAAATGCTCGAGTCCGACCGCCGCATCTACGTCCCACAGCAATTCGAAAATCCCGCCAACCCGCAGATCCACCGCCAGACCACCGCCGAGGAAATCTGGTCCGACACCAACGGCCAAATCGATGTCCTCGTCGCCGGAGTTGGCACCGGCGGCACCATCACCGGCGTCGCTGAGGTCATCAAGGGCCGCAAACCCGACTTCCGCGCCGTCGCCGTCGAACCGGCCAAATCGCCCGTCATCACCCAGGCCCTTGCCGGCCAGCCCCTCCAGCCCGGTCCGCACGGTATCCAGGGCATCGGCGCCGGCTTCATCCCCGGCGTCCTGAACCTCAAGATCATCGACGAGGTCGTCACCGTCTACGAGGACCAGGCCTACGACTTCGCCCGCAAAGCCGCCACCCAGGAAGGCATCCTCTGCGGCATCAGTTCCGGCGCCGCCCTCTATGCCGCCGCCCGGATCGCCGAACGAAAAGAATCCGCCGGCAAAACCATCGTCGTAGTCATCCCGTCTTCCGGTGAACGATACCTGAGCACCCCGCTTTACGGAGCCCCGTCATGA